Part of the Misgurnus anguillicaudatus chromosome 25, ASM2758022v2, whole genome shotgun sequence genome, TCATTCCCACCAGAGCAGCTCAACATATAAGAGCTCATATTCAGCTGGGCGAGCATGTGGCGGTCCCTCCCAAAGACACCTTAGGCAAACAGCCCTGCCTGTACCCAAaaatcaaaatgtaattttatactCCTAAACACACAACGACAGATTTCATCTCTGTTAGGTAAAACACGTCACTGTGCTGAAGGTCATGTGATTCACAAAGGCTTGAGGATGGTACCATATTTGGAAATGTGTAAGTTAATAATTGAGACCAGTGACTTACTGTATGTATAAAGGTCTTACAGCAAGCATAATAATATACATTATGTAACCTAAAACTGATCAACTGCTAATATCTACTATAAAATTAGAACTTCAACCAAACTCACTAAACTGTCACTGGGGctttaccctttaaaaaggtccttatGTGTgtcatttaggtacagatttaacctttgatgtactaatagcctttctttggtaccaatatgaggtacttatatgaactccctatgtactttttaaatagggtgctgccccagtgacagctggggtacatattttgacaattttttaagTGATTAGGTTACACTAACAAAGTAATTTGTAGACATAACACATTgtgatttttacagtgtaaactgggtgattctcacaaaaccattgaaacaccacggcactaatgattttagctttaaaatgtgtaatatagtaacattaaaaagcatcagaattaacacaataatgtgttctaccttgcacaatgtgtgatttcaacataagaatttagaattgtaaattttatctcattttctgctgaaattctcattaccgcaatgtgtccggctgtgtttgaacatgcgttatgttgtaatttaatcaaattaacacaaaaatattaagaaaaaaaataaattgatgttttgctagactactttagatgacagaaaaaatatttactgaatattcatgtataataataatgaagaaaaattaggaaaatgatgtgtccatgcctgatgttctcatcctccgcaacactttttgagaacagtttaagcacacatacagaattttaataaagtttgattttgagtgagcaagcacatggaccagttacttcaagatggctaccatgtaagatcatttttttacagttaatttgaaatattgtcttgtcagaatgcttacacgacattaccgcaacagatgcttattaaatgttaatttaattaatagaagcataatactttgattttaaatgcatgtgcagactgcagaatctccaaattatgttctttcaggtttgtcatgtcattttgaaaatatgtcagtgttgatgttttctgactgttgcggtaatgagattttttaggactaatttttaaaattatgttacaaaaagtgttaaatgataagtaaaagtttttaaattaatgttcccatttactccagactttgtttttcaatgtctggtgggaaaaaagtaaatttaagcaatttttacattttcatgcttgacatttttaaaaccaagttttcgtgagaatcacccaactaaaatgtgaaatattaataaaaaaattaaattcttaCCCTTCAACGACTCCAAGGACAATGAATCACACAATTCTTCTCCTGTAACTGTACAGCCAACATATACCACATAAAAATATCAGCTTTTTTATAAGTTTTCCACTTCAAAATGATTGAAAATGGATTTAGTCCTTGGTGGCTCTTACTTAGTAAGTGAATAGCCTAAAGTTCATGCCAAATCATGCAAAACTAATGCTGAAAGTTTGCTTATTAACTACACTTTACACAGCCCACATCAGGCACTCCattacttaaaggacaagtgcGGTACTtcacacttaaagccctgttctcagattgtttttgatgaaatggaacggttttgactgaatttGGACGTATggtgctggcccgagaattttcgggtgtttgttgtttcacctcccacctctataatggctgtataggtgcactggaacaatcctaaaatgcattaaacgttcattcacaaagacgtgaaacccaccgagtggtcaggggtgttcagtggtatgctcacacaaaaatcgctgcaaaagatgctttccaacaggtgttttagcattcgttgtaaacttgtggacctatttttccaaacgcctcacacccgtatattcttccgttgagagcttgaataatagacactccagcccagttggtggcgataatccacctttgccaattgcaagaatacaaacaaagttcccggcgcagagtaataccgtacctcacagcacatctaatacaagtcaatggagttggataAAAagtacgataaaacctgttggaaagcatcttttgcagagatttttgtgtgagcatatcagtgaacacccctgaccactcggtgagtttcacatctttgtaaacgaaagtttaatgcattttagtaaggattgttccagtgcacctatacacccattgtagaggtgggaggagAAACACAAACACCGAAAAATTCTCGGGCTAGCATCATATGCCCAAATTTCAGTccaaactgttctatttcatcataaacaatctgaaaacagggctttaagtgtaaaataccgaacttgtcctttaaaaaaacagtactgtactgtaaagGTCAGTGTATTCATTTTATCATTTCACAGCATCTCTTTAGATTTGTAATGCACATGCAACCACTGTTACCGGTTTTGAACAGACACAAACATTGAGCCATTCTTGATATTGATTTCATCTTTTATTTCAGTTCCTGACGTATTGGATTGTTGAGTAACATTAGCCTTTTCTTCAAATCACAACTGGGTAATAGATGCAACCCACACAACGCTTATACATGTATGCTATATTTTCAAAGGCCGAAGATGAAAATAACGGCATCGTATTTTGCCATTACACACTAGAATTCAGTCCATTCAAGACACAGCTGAAACGTCTTCGGGAATTTCGACTCACATTTTGCCTTGGTCTTACAGTAAGTGTCTGTTTAAAGGTTTCAACTCATTGCAAATATGCagcatacaaaaaaaaaacgcattTGTGTCCTCATAAAAACAACAGTCAAGGCACTTCATTTGGTAGGAGGAAAAAGTCACAGTTGTTAGTAGTACTACCAATGCTGCGGAGAGACTGCCTGCATAGCCTGAACAGAGTTCAAAAGTTCCTTTCACCCATCCAGAAACAGCGTGTTGTTTTTCCTGGTAAATAAACTGTATATCAAGGATAATAAACTCtgcttttttaatataaaagagTGTACTGTATCTATTTGCCAGCCAAGGATTATGATTGGTCCATTGAGAGCAGACATCAGAGGGAGTGGTCTCATCTCTGGTGTGTGTTTCGGACAGATCTCTTTACTGATTTGCTGGATGACTGCTGTCCTCTAGAGGCCAGAGATGATTTGGCCTGAGACGAGGGTGTTTTACATTTGTGTGATGCTGGATCCGTATGCTACCTGGACCTCAGGCTCTGTAACACGCTGTATATCTCCGTCTCTCGGCTTAGACCTTCAAACAGTGGCAGTAAATCCAGCAGCTCTGTGTCACTCATGTCGTCGAACCACGACTGAACCGGCACCTGGAAAAACAAACAGCATCACAACCAAGGTCAAGCAACTGTTTAGGCAAGGTGGTATTAGAGAGATAACAAATTGACAATCATAATGGATTTATGACCgtattataataacattaaaggaaaacaccacagtttttcaatattttattatgttcttacttcaacttagatgaataatacatacctctctttttcaatgtgtgcacttttagtctttgtacagcgcttcttgaatgtgttagcatttagcctagccccattcattcctatggctccaaacgaaagttttattttgtgccaccatacttactcgtgtaactactcatgtaacagtctttaaatagggaaaacatggaagtgtttgggggcttctaaattcatccctgtttggatcctaaggaatggggctaggctaaatgctaacacattcatgacgcgctgtacaaagatagGTATGGATTCATTCATAtaagctgaggtaagaacatagtaaaatattgaaaaactgtgtttttttcctTATCAAATGTTATTTTATGGGAAGTGTCTTGTACTAGGAGGCCTTTCATTTATGTAttatttgtttagttttgttttcATTATAAAGGTGAtccagtctgtaaaaacccaCCTTTTATGTGCTTTGTACATataatcatcctacataatgtaaagagcaTTTGGTGAAAAtacaaccttgatatctttaaagtgcacctattttattgctaaaaacgatgttattttgtgtatttggtataatacgaTGTGTTCGCATGGATTATGGTTATTATTTTCTACATagcgtacatttttgtagctccagatttcgcTCTCTTCCTTAAACACATGGATTTAAAAAGtgttgtgtccctgattggccagctaatttgCACGTTGTTATtggaatacctctgacgtcagccggaaacatgacgctccttaccatgtttgaaagatttgctcacaatgcaacgctaaactgttgcctacaatccgtgtgtttgttgtagtccaagaaaagagatttatgttggagacgataacttgcgtcaatgttaattattattattttccctgttgcatatcgttaacatgtaccaatacacacatacacaccaaaggaaatgtaaaaacgtgaatcagacaatagcaaggttcccacaccttagttaacttcaaattcaaggacctttcaaggactttccaggtccaataccctcaaatccaaggactaaatgtggggacacatttcaagtgagagcaagattacatcgtgttacctttaaagatacattgttacagttccctttcgaggtgacactttggggacgcctccaggggtaagtgcgtctgaatgtgtatatcaaattcaaccaatggtgaggcttaacaacaaagagagggtgacgcaggagtcaggaagtatatcgctatctgaaatattgccaaagacagcgttacagggatgcagaaAGGATGGCAAGGGAGACAGCACGTCGTTCCCTTCTcggggaacaacagttacatacgtaacccgagaccttttcatttgtcaaaaaagcattttggtatgaatcaacattcacatacagaagatataagcatttaaagcgaacagtttaacacatgtgcttaaaaagtctacaatttttatgatattatcctacactacacagggaataatatggatttttttccagaaaactttcaatgacctgtatctatgtatgtatattttcacttcccagggccttgaatttttcccccagattcacaaactttcaaggatttcaaggacctatGGGAAACCtgcaataggtgctctttaatattgattaagGTCAtcttaaaaattttaataaatgatttaagtcaaactttgatgctcctaatctttGAATTAGATAATGAGACTTTCACCTGGATTTTATAGACAGGGTCAATATAGGCTCTCTAAATAAGCATATTAGTAGTTTCTCAGTTTTGCAAGCAACAGTACATAAATTATAAGACTTTACTGAAAAGGTTATATTATGACATCAAGCTGTAATACCTTATTTATCTGTGAACCATTTATTTGTCTGTACACTGTAATATGTGTACTGGTGCAGTaggtacactctcagaaataaaggtacaaaagttgtcactgggatagtaccctttcaaaaaggtacacctttgtacccaaagagtacatattagtactttgaactgccaaaatgtaccttaaaaggtacatatttgtacctaaatggtacatattaggaccttttttaaagggtactgccccagtgacagcttcgtacctttataTTTGACAGTGTAAAGGAGAACAATATCTGATTTGTCTCCTATTGCACTTCTTCATTAATCTCAATAGAAAATAACATGTAATCTAACAGAAGGGATACAAGCTTGTGAAGGAGGTGACAGCATACTGTATAGGCACTGCAGCTTGCTATGCAGATTGGCTCTGCAGTATAATTGATGAGAAGTTTTGACAAGGAACCGAAATTGTACCAACTAGGTTCTAGCTCATTAGTTACAGATTTATGAGACAAAATTCCTAAATATATCAAAGCCACACATTTCGCAACTAATCTCATGCAGAACGACAAGGTAGATTTACATGGAGCATGGAGCCCAAATTAAAACTTACAGCATTTTCTGGATGGAAGATGTAAGAGGCAGGCGAGTTGTCCACTATGATGACTTTGTTGAGCTCCCGGCCCAGTCGGCTGAGGTCTTTGACGTAGTTGCCCCGGTGGAACACGCAGGATTCCCTGAAAAGCCGTGCCCTGAACACGCCCCACTGGTCCAACAGGTCTGCTACAGGGTCAGCATACTACAGGACAAGGATCAACAGTTACCGCACTTTGAAccgacagaaaaaaataagcgTGGAAGGTAAAAACATTTGATTAGTCCCTTCACAGactgccttaaagggatagttcacccaaaaatgaaaattctgtcgtcatttactcaccctaatgttgttttaaacctgtatgagttttgtttattctgttgaacacacaaaataagatatgctgataaatgatggtaagcacacagttgactactatggaagtcaatgggtgtGAGTAaatgtttttgggtgaactatccctttaagtagtaAGCTGTGTACAGCCCAAAGGCTTAACTAATGCTTTATACAGCATGAATCAATAGGGAGCAGATTTAATTTACTTGTGCTGACCAATCCCTGCTgcttttttgtatatatttctCTAAAGTGCTATTCATTTCTTTACTTGTTGAACCCCTAATGAGGAATAAAAGGCTGAAAAAGCAGAGATGGTCAAAGGGGTCAATTCAGGGGATGTTTACACAGACAAAACAGCAGCACTGTGtgcaaaattacattttgggcTAAATCATCCGTGAGGTCGCGACCCCTTGCGGTGAAGTCTTACCTTTGCTAAGCTGGCTGTGAAGAGAACACATTCGAACAGTTCACCCATCTTCTGCAGAAACTCATCCACATGTGGCCTCTTCAACACGTAGACCTTCAATTA contains:
- the ctdspla gene encoding CTD (carboxy-terminal domain, RNA polymerase II, polypeptide A) small phosphatase-like a isoform X3, whose product is MMKSPEKISQSNNSLKKHRNRSIFSPFFCCFRDYNVEPPATNNKTCSLPPPAEENSSPPKCDQVQTFPIPSPPTKYLLPEASINDYGKNCVVIDLDETLVHSSFKPISNADFIVPVEIDGTVHQVYVLKRPHVDEFLQKMGELFECVLFTASLAKYADPVADLLDQWGVFRARLFRESCVFHRGNYVKDLSRLGRELNKVIIVDNSPASYIFHPENAVPVQSWFDDMSDTELLDLLPLFEGLSRETEIYSVLQSLRSR
- the ctdspla gene encoding CTD (carboxy-terminal domain, RNA polymerase II, polypeptide A) small phosphatase-like a isoform X2, producing the protein MDNTSIITQVANPKDEEILSSCQEKVSQSNNSLKKHRNRSIFSPFFCCFRDYNVEPPATNNKTCSLPPPAEENSSPPKPPTKYLLPEASINDYGKNCVVIDLDETLVHSSFKPISNADFIVPVEIDGTVHQVYVLKRPHVDEFLQKMGELFECVLFTASLAKYADPVADLLDQWGVFRARLFRESCVFHRGNYVKDLSRLGRELNKVIIVDNSPASYIFHPENAVPVQSWFDDMSDTELLDLLPLFEGLSRETEIYSVLQSLRSR